Below is a window of Leisingera sp. S132 DNA.
TGCCGGCCAACTGATGCGCACCGCTGAGGGACATCACGCATGAACATCAAACGGTCCATCGTGCTGCCGGTACTGGTCATCGCAGGAGCGGCCCTGTTCGCTGCGCTTCTGGTCGGCGGCATGGCCGTCTTTGCATCCGCCCGCAAAGACGCCGCGCTGGAGGCATCGCTGGAAGTCACCCGGCGCATCAGCAGCGTCACGGCGGGCATCACCGCCGCCGAAGACTATGCTCAGGATGTGCTGGCGATGACCCGGCTGATCCCGCAGGAGGAGGTGGCCCGGCAGTTTCAAAGCTACCTGGTCGCAATCAACAGGGAACTCGCCGCGCTGACAAAACTGCCGCTGTCCGCACCGCTGCGGGCGGAAGTGCGGGCGCTGGACACGGCCCTGTCGGAATGGTGCGTCAAGACTGTTGTGCTCCTGGGCATCAAACCAGAAAAGGACATCCCCACGCTCAGCTCGCTGGTCATGAGCAGCGAGGCCGTGACCCGGCAGGCTGCAACCGTGACGTCGATGGCGGCACAGCATGCGGAACAGGCCGTTGCAGAAACCAACCAGACGCTGACCCGCATCCTGGCTCTGGGGCTGACCGGAACCGCCCTGCTGATGGCCGCAGCCTTGATGTTTTCCATGCGCAAGGCACGCAGCTTCTCGGCAGCGGTCCAGCTGGCGGCCCAGAAGCTGCGGCGGCTTGCCAGCCGCGAACATCCCGCAGCAGCGGCCGGCGACAACGAGATCGCCGCCATGTTCACCGCACTCGACACCCTTGAAGTCAGCCTTCAGGAGAAGAAACGGATCGCCGACAAGCTGATGCAGGAGAAAGCGCGGGCTGAAGCTGCCACTGAAACCAAATCCCGCTTTCTGGCCACCATGAGCCATGAAATCCGCACCCCGATCAACGGCGTGCTTGGCATGGCAGAAGTGCTCAGCGAGACCAGCCTGACCTCTGAGCAGCAGTCTTGCGCCAACACCATCCTGACCTCCTCAGAGGCGCTGCTGCGCATTGTTAACGACATCCTTGACTTCTCCAAGCTGGAAGCCGGCAAGGCACAGATGCTCGAGCAGCCCTTTAATCTGCGCGACGTGATCTATGATGTGGCCGCGCTGATGTCTCCGAGCGCCACTGCCAAGGGCGTTGAGATCTGCATAGACATCCCCGAAGGCACCCCGGCTGTGTTCTGCGGCGACAGCGGCCGGGTGCGGCAGATCCTGATGAACCTGGTCGGCAACGCCATCAAGTTCACCATGCGCGGTTTCATCAGCATCACCCTCAACTATGATGCCAGCCACAGGATCCCCTTGTGTATTGACGTCCGCGATACCGGGGTCGGCATCCCTGAGGACAGCCTCGGCCAGATCTTTCATGCCTTCGAACAGGTCGAAAGCACCAACGCCCGGCGGTTCGAAGGCACCGGGCTCGGGCTGGCAATTTCCTCGCGGCTGACACAGGCAATGGGCGGCCGGATTGATGTCGTCTCGGAAGTTGGCAAAGGATCCTGTTTCACCGTCTGCCTGACACTGCCCGTCGCAGCCCCGGCCGTGCCGCGAACGCAACCGCTGGCAGGAACCCGCGTGGCAGTGGCCGCGGATCTGCCCTTCTCACGCGATGTCCGGATGCGCCAGCTTGATTATTGGGGCGCGGAAACATTCGCCCCGTCCAGCCTGCAAGACCTGCTGGCTCAGGTCACCGCGATGACGGCAGAGCAGCGCCGGCCGGATCTGGTGCTGGTGGAAACCAGCCTGCCGCCGGAACAGGCCAGAGCTTTCTGCCAGGAGCTGCATGCGCTGCCGGGCTGCAGGGAGCTGCCCATCGTCTATTGCACCGGCGGCCAGCAGCTGGCCGGCTACCAGGTACTTAAAAGCTGCAAGACCGTGCATGTGCTGTTGAAACCTGCCCGCGGCAAGCTTCTGCTGCGCACGTTGCTGGATGCCCTGAACAGCCCGCTCCTTCCTGTTGCTGATCAGCCCGCAAGTGCTGAGAAATCCGGCGACAGTTTCGCCCATCTGCGGATTCTTGCGGCAGAGGACAACCGTACCAATCAGCTGGTTCTTCAGAAAATGCTGGCTCCGACCGGCATCAGCCTGACCATCTGCAGCAATGGCCAGGAGGCGCTCAGCACCTTTGCCGCGCAAGGTTTCGACCTGGTGCTGATGGATATGTC
It encodes the following:
- a CDS encoding response regulator — translated: MNIKRSIVLPVLVIAGAALFAALLVGGMAVFASARKDAALEASLEVTRRISSVTAGITAAEDYAQDVLAMTRLIPQEEVARQFQSYLVAINRELAALTKLPLSAPLRAEVRALDTALSEWCVKTVVLLGIKPEKDIPTLSSLVMSSEAVTRQAATVTSMAAQHAEQAVAETNQTLTRILALGLTGTALLMAAALMFSMRKARSFSAAVQLAAQKLRRLASREHPAAAAGDNEIAAMFTALDTLEVSLQEKKRIADKLMQEKARAEAATETKSRFLATMSHEIRTPINGVLGMAEVLSETSLTSEQQSCANTILTSSEALLRIVNDILDFSKLEAGKAQMLEQPFNLRDVIYDVAALMSPSATAKGVEICIDIPEGTPAVFCGDSGRVRQILMNLVGNAIKFTMRGFISITLNYDASHRIPLCIDVRDTGVGIPEDSLGQIFHAFEQVESTNARRFEGTGLGLAISSRLTQAMGGRIDVVSEVGKGSCFTVCLTLPVAAPAVPRTQPLAGTRVAVAADLPFSRDVRMRQLDYWGAETFAPSSLQDLLAQVTAMTAEQRRPDLVLVETSLPPEQARAFCQELHALPGCRELPIVYCTGGQQLAGYQVLKSCKTVHVLLKPARGKLLLRTLLDALNSPLLPVADQPASAEKSGDSFAHLRILAAEDNRTNQLVLQKMLAPTGISLTICSNGQEALSTFAAQGFDLVLMDMSMPVMDGLEATRRLRAWEQENNRPPCPILALTANVLSTDEAACRAAGMSGFLSKPVRKKELLEQIARWTVNTAELPAKQA